Proteins found in one Bacillales bacterium genomic segment:
- the yajC gene encoding preprotein translocase subunit YajC: MGNSLLTTVGPLILFFAIFYFLAIRPQQKRQKQTREMQAALKKGDKIVTIGGFHGTVDAIDEDRIVIRSNDGSKLTFDRQAVREITESKEKE, translated from the coding sequence ATGGGCAATTCACTTCTTACGACAGTAGGGCCGCTGATTTTGTTCTTCGCGATCTTTTATTTTCTTGCCATTCGTCCGCAACAAAAGAGGCAAAAACAAACGCGGGAAATGCAGGCGGCTTTGAAAAAAGGAGATAAGATCGTTACAATCGGAGGTTTTCACGGTACAGTGGACGCGATTGACGAAGACCGCATCGTCATTCGTTCGAACGACGGCAGCAAGCTGACGTTCGATCGTCAAGCGGTAAGAGAAATTACGGAATCAAAAGAAAAAGAGTAA
- a CDS encoding TIGR04086 family membrane protein → MRDGKMTGMFLGLGMVVVVIVLASFVISLLLQFTNLSEASFATATIVISLLALLAGGIMAGRKAGERGWFIGAGAGFLYTILLSLIQFLGFETSFTPQQLLYFLMYVLVSALGGVIGVNLSSSHAKK, encoded by the coding sequence ATGAGAGACGGAAAAATGACCGGCATGTTTCTTGGACTCGGCATGGTCGTCGTCGTTATTGTTTTAGCAAGCTTTGTCATATCACTATTGCTTCAGTTTACAAACTTAAGCGAAGCATCATTTGCCACGGCGACGATCGTAATTTCTTTATTGGCTTTGTTGGCAGGCGGAATTATGGCGGGAAGGAAAGCTGGCGAACGGGGATGGTTCATTGGGGCCGGCGCAGGTTTTCTGTACACGATCCTGCTTTCCCTCATTCAATTTTTAGGATTTGAAACGAGCTTCACTCCTCAGCAATTGTTGTACTTCCTCATGTATGTTTTAGTTTCGGCGCTTGGCGGCGTGATCGGCGTCAACCTTTCCTCGTCACACGCGAAAAAATAA